GGAGTAGGGGTGTTATCTATTGAGATACCTAGCTGTTCTCTAAGAACCATAGGCTCAGGCATAGTGGCTTCTTTAGTTGATGGACTAGCATCACTTATTAAAGAAGTCTTTGTCGAGCTCTCCTTTGCCTCCTGATGTTGTAGATTTGAGGTCATCATATTTTCCACTTGTGATTGGTCTTTTGCTACCTGCATCTACTTTATCCTTTTGTGTTGTCTTTTTTCCTATATATTCAGGGTTTATAAGCCCACTATCTTCGTTTATAACTCTTGATGTTAATTCATCAAAGAAGCTGTTTATATCGCTTATGCTTACCTTTCTACCCTCTTGCTGTGCTCTCTCTAAAAAGCGAGTACACTCTCTATTTATTAGTTGTAGAGCTTTTGTGGCATCTCCTTGTAGCTTTTGACCTAACGTATCTAGCATAGGTTTTCCTACACGATTTTCTAAAGCTTCTTTTAGATATGTAAAGGACTTCCACTCAGCTGTTCCACTACCCATACCTATGCTTTTTAGACCAGTCTCTGTATCTCCTATGCTCTTTAACAAGCTTGAATAATCAGCCTTTGTAAGGTTTGCCTTGTTTGCTTCTACGTCCTCAAAGGTAAGCTTGCCTCCTTGATTTCTTAGTAGTAAGCGAGTATAGACCTCAGTATTAGAAGTCTCAGCAAAGCCTGCATTTTGACTTAGGCTAACACTAGCTTTCATAAGTCTTGCTCCCTCTTCTGCACTTATCTGACCGCTATTTATCATTGAAGCTACTTCAAAAGGCATACTATTGGCTTGTTTAGTCTTGCTAGCTGGGTCTAAAAGGTCATTAGAAAATATTCGCACCCAAAGGTTAGCTGCATTCTTTTCTTGAGCTTTCTTAAGTAAAGCCTCTTGCTCTTTCCTATACTCCTCTTTAGCCTTTATGCTTTGAGCTTCTAGGTTGTTTATGATGTCCTTATATGGCATTGATAAAACTCCAGCCTTAGAGTTGCTATCAACTACCTTGTCATAAAGTAAAGTTCCATCAGCATCTCTTAGATTTCTAAGGGCATATAGGGTTGTATCAGCTCTTTTAAAGTTACCCACTGCAATATCATCAAGCACCTTATCTCCAGTTCTACTTACCACAAAGCTTGCTAGCTCGTTTGGGCTTATGTAATCTCCTCCCTCGCTTTGCCTTGTTTGAATAGATATGGAGTTCATAGTCTCTTGAAATGAAGCAGGGTTTAAGTTGCCTTTATCATATAAGCTATCCACATAGTGGTTTATCAAAGTGCCAGTAGAGTTTAAAAGCTTATTTCTTCTATCTTGGATGTAAGCCTTGTTATACTCCTCTTCTCCAGCAAGCAAGGCGTTTTTAGCCATTAAAATACCACTCTCACTCATCATTCCATTACGTTCATTTGAGTTCATATACTCTTCATTAAAAACACTCTTATATGTATCTTTATAAAGGGCATCTATCCTTGCTCTAGGGTTTGGGTCATCTACAAAGTAGTTGCTAGCCTTTAACTGCTCTAAGAACTGAGCCTTTAAATCAACTGCTCTAGCTTCATCCTCAGTAGCTCTATAACCTCTCTTGTAAGCCTCTTCAGAGTGCAAGAAGCCACTAACCCTTGAGCTATCCATCTCAAGCCTCTCGTTGGCATCTTGCATACCTCTTAAGGTATCTTCCTTTACATTCTCTTGATATTTAGCTCCTGCTATCCTTACAGTGTTACCTGCAAGCTCTTTTAGTAGCCCTCCTATCCTAGCATTTTGTCCTGCACGCTGCACGTCAGAGTTTAGGCTCAAATCAGTAGGCACATACATGTTTATAGGCTGTGCTACAACGCTTGGCACTGACGAGCTACGAGATAGCATAGGGGTATCAACTCTCCTAACTGCTATCCTAGAGTTTTCTATTCTCATTTATTACCCCCAATTCGACTTAAAGTTAGGTGCATGAGAAGAGCTTTTAATCATAAGGTTCTGTACGTGGCTAGCTCCTGCTTTTGTAGTTTTAGATGTTGCTTGTGAGCTTTGTTTTAATAGCCCTGCATCTCCAAAAGCAGAGCTTACTGAGCCATACATCTGCAAGCCTCCCACAGCTCCTGCAAGGGCTGCTTCAAGTCCTGTTGCGCCCCCACTTTTATATTGTGACCTTAAGCTAGCTGTTTTGTTTGAATAGTTGCCAGACATTCTCTCATACTCTCTAGCATTCTGAGCGCGTTCGTTCTCTTCATTTTGGTTTATAACACTTAGGTCTTGGTTCTCATTAAATCTTGAAGCATTAAATAGTGCATCTATTGAGTTACCAACTAAACCGCCACTCTCAACTCTTAACCTAGCTCTCTCACGTAGAGCCTCAGCCTCTCTTTTTTGCCTCTCAACTGCTCCCTTATCTGCTATCTGCTGGCTTTGTTCTTTTAAAGCTACTTGCCCAGCCATCATGTTGCTCTCTTGTTGCTTTAACTCAGCGTCTATGGCTCTGTTTTGTGCTTTACCTTGCTCTATGGTTTGGTAGGCTGTAGTTGCCATAGACATAGCTGCCATTGCTATCGGTATAGCCATCATATAACACATCTTAAAAATCTCCTTTATCTAAATAGAATAAATCAAATAGCTCGTCTTTGTCTTTGAAAGTTACGTAGGTATTAGCAAACTTAAAGCCTAAGCTTCTAAGCCACTTTATAGAGGGTTTGTTATTTAAGCTTACATAGTTATAAACCCTTGTAAGACCCAGTTTAAAGAAGCAGTAAGCTATGCCATCATAACAAAATGAGTTAGTGCTAAATAAGTGCTTATTAAAAAGCTCATCGCTACAAAGCACCCATACAATACCTATGCTCTCATCCTTGCTATCTCTAGCAACTCCACCAGCCCCTATGCACTTCTCATCTTCATCTAGTAGTAGCCAAGCTATGATAGAGTTATCTAGGCTTTCCTTTAGGGCTTGTTTAGGGCTTATATCGCTTTGTGCTTTTAGCTCATCTACCTCACGCTTGCAAATCTTAAGAGCCTTAGCTATCTCCCAATAGCTAGGCTTATATGTAAGTGTTCTTATCATAGTGGCTTATCTATTAGTGAGGTTAGGATTTCAAAAGATACTGACTGGATATATACTGGCTTAATATCAGCACTCTCTATACAAAGCTTATTCTCTTTGGCTTCTCCACGAAGTATGAAAGTCTTTTTAAAGATTTTAGGAGGGTAGTTTTGATTAGGTATAGCCCAAGTATATTTAAGCCTCTCTTTATCAGTGCCATAGTCTTTTATACTTATACTTGTGTTAGCCCCTTTTGATAGGTATATAGTAGCTCTTCTTAGGAGTGTTCTACCATCTATTGAGCCAACTACATCATTAGTAAACTTTAGAAAGATAGGGGAGAAGTGGTATCTAAAGCGGTATTTATACCCTAGCTTTGCGTAAGGAGCTATCCCAGCCTTAAACTGCTCGTAGGTATACTCTTCATTTGTTAAAGAGTTTCTTAGCATATACTCTTTACCAATGCCCTCTACTAGATTAATATTATCAGGGGAGACCTCTTTTAGAAAGTCTAAGCACTCATAGTGGCTTCCTACTCTACCTAAATCTATCTTACCAAATACTCCACCATCAAAGAATAGATAGAGTTTATCTTCAAAACAAAAGACACCTAACACGTTTCTACAAAACGTCCAAACACTCCAAGAGCTTTGGGTCTTTTTATCTCCACTCCAAGCATACTTATAGACATATAGCTTTTTTGAGCTATTGCATACAAAGAGTAAATCCTCATTAGCCATACCAGCTATAAGGCTTCCTAAATGAGAGCTTTCTAAAAGGCTTGGCACGTGGTCTGTGATACTTGGAGCATCATTAATCATCCCATCACTTTGTATAAAATACTCTCTAACGCATATCTCATTCCAGCCTTTAGGCGATAGAAAGTAGGTCATTTGTCCTAAGCTAATAGGTCTTACTGACCCATCAAAAGGATAGGATAGAATAGGGGCTACGTTTATAGTCTTTGATGATAATGGGTCATTACCACTATTAAGGATAAACTGCTGGTCGTCTCCAAATATCATAAGGTTATCTCTACTCGCTTTTGCATAGTAAAGCGTAGTTACAGAGGTTGATGGCACATCCACATCTATTGGAGCATCATCAAGGGCATCTGTAACAGTGCTTGCAAAGAAGTTAAAGAAGTCTCCAACCTTTGTAAGAGATACTGACTGACCACTTAATATCCCAAGCCTATTTGAAAATAGAAAGATGTCATTTATGGTATTATCAACAAAGCTAGGGTTTGGGTTTGAGTTCTCATCTCCTACAGCTCTATCAGCCCATAAGCAATACTCTAGTGCAAAGTAAAGACCTAAAGGATTGCCTGCACTTTTATATCTTGCAACGTCTTGTTTTCTAATAAGCTGTAAAGGCATAGTAGCATTATCAAATCTATGAAAGCCATTAGGCTCTCTATACTCTTTCCATACACCAGTTGTTGATATTCTCTCGCCATCTTTTAGATAACTATTTTCAAATCTAACCCAGTATGTCCCCTCATCACTATCAGTCTTACCAACTATTTGAAGCACAGTTCCCTCAGGAGCTTTAGGAGGCAGGGATGTAAATGCTTGGGCTCTACCTTTAAAAGCTTTAAGAGCTGCATCTCCCCAGCTATCCCCCACCTCTATATCAAAGTCTTTTTTATCTTTAGCCCAAACCTCTATAACAGCTCCATAAAGCTTTGTCTCAAAGTTACCGTTGCTTTGTGAGTTTATCTGACTAGCTAGGTTTGAAGCAATTACCTCTGTTCTATATGTGCTTCCTTGATTTGTATTACCAGTTGTATAAGATACCTCGACCTTTACAGAGCCCTCTTTGCTGTTTAGCTTAACTCTGTAATTCTGCTCTGCTACACCTTTACTTACATAGATGATAGCCTTTTTATCATACTCTATATCATTTACTATGTTACCACCTAGAGTAGAGTAGGTAAGCCTATCGCTGGTATCTACTACAAACTTAGTGCCATCAGCCCTTCTAAACTTAAACGTAAAAGAGCTACCCTCTTTGGTTATATCAGTAGCAGAAAAGCCAGTTCTAGCATTTATCTGCTCTCTTAGCTCCTTTAAGACATCCTCTTCATCCTCTAGCTTCTCTTTAGGTGTCTTAGCACCTTTAACGTGGGTATAGGTTGCTAGTGTAGTGCCATCCACTTTTATAAAGTAAGCTCTTGTTTCATCGGTATAGCCCTCACTTTTAGTACTTACCTTTACTTCAAAATCAGAAGTTGCCTTAAAACTATCAAAGGTCTTTTTCATCTTTACATCTCTACGTTTATTAACTATAAAGGTGTAGTCCCCTATGGTAGTCATAGCTATATCTGTTCTAGGGTTTTTAGCAGTTATATAGTTTTGATGGGATGCTAGCCCCTCGATAGGATAGGTAAAGCCATTTAGGTTCATAACCCTTAAATCTCCACCTGAGCTAAGGCTGATGATATATCTCTCTTTTTCATCTCTATTTATAGTATGCCAAAAGGTGTAATAGCCAACGCCTTGCATCTCTTTTATAAGCTCTACTGGAGGTCTTTGACATAGCCCATAGACTAAAGAGCTAATAGCATTTTCTTGGTAATCTCCTTGTGTTTCAAGCCTAAGCGTTGGAGCTTGCTGACTCATACCATTAAATAATCCAGCATAGTGTTTAGTTATTAGAGTTTGCATTTGCTACCTTTAATCTATATTTAGCTCTTACACTAGATGTAACAGCCTCAGGGTTATTATCTTTATCAAGTATCCTTGAGACACTCTTGGAGCTCATAAAGGATAGCGGAGATAGGCTCTGACCTGCTAGGGCTTTAGCTCTAATAAGCGTCATCTCATCTAAGACATACTTTCTAGGATTTATAATGGCTGTTGGTTGATGTAAGAAGCTGGCTTTATATCTTGCATAGTTAAATACAGCCTCAGGTATGTCTTTATCTTCCACACCCTCTTCAATACCAAGCTCAATCTTAATCTCTCTTAAGGCTCTCTCATAGATAATTTTAGGGGATATTAGATTTGTTATAAGGCTCGCTTCTGCATTATCCATATCCTCCAACGTTATTGGTCTTTGAGCCTCTGTTGGGATAAGAATGCTTTGCAATCTAAACATAGTTTTATTTAGAATGTAATCCTCTATTATAGAGTTAAACTCGCTCTCTATATAT
This genomic interval from Campylobacter concisus contains the following:
- a CDS encoding virion core protein, T7 gp14 family, translated to MAIPIAMAAMSMATTAYQTIEQGKAQNRAIDAELKQQESNMMAGQVALKEQSQQIADKGAVERQKREAEALRERARLRVESGGLVGNSIDALFNASRFNENQDLSVINQNEENERAQNAREYERMSGNYSNKTASLRSQYKSGGATGLEAALAGAVGGLQMYGSVSSAFGDAGLLKQSSQATSKTTKAGASHVQNLMIKSSSHAPNFKSNWG